The genomic DNA TGGAGGCAAAGACCGGGGCGTCCACGTCGCCGCGCAGGGAGAGCGGAACCCGTTGCTCGAACTCGCCAGCGGAGAGCCGGATGGAGCGAGGCTGAACCTCCCAGTGGCTATAGTCTGGCGCGGTATCCGTCATGAAGGAACCTCCACCGGTGCGGAGACGCCGCCGCCATAGACCTCGACCTGGACGTGACGCAGGCTGAGCCGCTCGGGCGAATCCCAGACCAGGATCATGGCCGCCCCGGGAACGAAGCCGCACTCGACATTGCCGTCCTCATCGACACTGGCCACGTCGGGATTGGACGATTCGAACACCGGCGCTTCGGGTAGACCACGGATCGAGAGCGGAATGCGCTGGACGAATGGGGATCGCGAGACCCGGATCAGTTTCGGGAAGACATCCCAGTAGTGCGGTTCCTGCGGCTGTTCGAGATTGTTCATCGCGTCCCCCTCAGTTGTCGATGGTGTCGGGACTGCCGGTGACGATGATGGCTCCGCAGGCGGTGATGTCGCCGATGCGGGCGTTGGGCAATCCTTCGGTGATGGTGTCGAAGCTGCCGGTCACGATGGGCGTCACGCCATGCCCCGGGATGGGACAGACGTGCAGATCCCCCATGCGGGCCACCGCCATGCCGTTGTCCAGCGTCCGGCTCGCCCCGGTAATGATGACGCCGCCGTGACTGCTGATGTCGCCGAGTCGCGCCTGGGAGCTCATGGGTTCACCTTCAGCAGCAGATGGATCAGAAAGCCGACGAGTCCGCCGATGGTGCTGCCGATGGTCAATACCAGGCCGACGATCTTCCACATGGTCTCGGTCCCCATCTTGGAGCCGACCCGGGCGTGCAGCCGGTCGATCTCCTCGGCGTGCCGGTGCAGATCGGAATAGATCGAGCGGACCAGCACCTCGACGTTTTCCTTGTCCGATTTCTTCTCGATTTCACGCTCGATCTTCTCGAGGCGGTCCTGGATTTCCCGGCGGTGGTTTTCGAGGATGCTGCGGAATTCCTCCCGCCAATGCTCGAAGGTCCGGGCCAGCAATTCCTCGCTGGCCGAGAGTCCGGAGGGCGTTGTTGTTCTTTCTCCCATGCAATGATTCCTTCAGGTGTTGATCAAGACGGTGTTCGTCGAGCGAATGATGATGTTTCCGGCCACCCCATCCATGAACACGAGGCTGCCGGACTTGTCGGTGGCGCTGATGCTCTCCTGGCCGGGCGCGGCGTTCATGCGCACCACCTGACCGGCCTTGTCGGTGAGCCGGATCTGTTCGGCGGCGGCGGTGGAATCGACGAGGATTTCCTGAGTGCCGTTGAGTCCCCAGATGTGAACCTTCTCCCGGCCCTTGGTGGTGTCGATGAGGATCTTCTGCCAGCGGGAGCGGCCCTTGTCGCAGGAGAGGATGTGGACCTTCTCCTTGTCCTGCCAGGCTTCGAGGATCACCTGCTGGCGGCAGAGGTCGGTGAGCTGGATGCGGGCGCGGGAGCCGACGATCTGCGAGGCGATGTCGAGCTGGTCGCCTTTCTCGGCGTCCTTCGTGCCCCGGCGCAGGGCGTTGCCGCTCTGCATCTCGGGCTTCACCTTCCCTTCCATGGTGAGGATCTGTCCGGCGCGGTCGATGATGCGCAGCAGCTCGTCGCCGTCGCGGTCATCGGCCAGGATGGTGTGGCCGGTTTCGGTCTTGAGCAGGACCTTCAGGCGCGGGCAGTAATACGGCGGATGGCCGTGGTACTTCTTGTGTTCGAGATCGTCGTGCCGGTTGGCCTGATGCTCGACCTTGTCCTCGCAGTCATGGCAGAAGGCATTCGCGCAGGTGCGCTTGGATTCCTCGGGCTGTTCACCGGGATTGCTCTTGGCCAGCCAGACCCCGGTCCAGATCGGATACTGGACGACGCCGCCCTCGAACTCGGCCCAGACCGAGGCTCCTTCCTCGGGGACCAGGAACATGCCGGTGTCGTCGTTGCCGCCGTAGGGAAAACAGGGCGCGGCCCATTCGGACCAGTTCTCACGCCCGCTGCCGAGCACGGCGGGGATTTCCAGGCGGACCCGGCCGAGGCGTTCGGGGTCGTTGTTGTCGCGCACGAAGGCCCGGTACTTGCCGTACCAGCGGTTGCGGTAGCGCTCCTCGGATTGACGGTCGCGGGTTTCAAGCATGCTCCGTCTCCCGCTTTCGACTGGCGTTCCAGGCCAGCCAGCCGCCCAGGCGAACCGCCCAATACATGACCTGCCGTTTCCACAGAGGCACGCCCAGGGCCGCCATCAGTTCGAGAAAGACGCGGTCGGCCGCAAGCCGCGAGACCTTGCCGGTGTGGTAGAGGTAGTCGTGAACGACGGCCGCCGGGGAATATCGTCCCCAGGGCGGCACCACGCGCCAGAACAGGCGCGGCACCGAGGCGAAGTCGGTCTCGAACCCGGCGGGCACTTCGATGATGCGGCCAGCGCCGGTGCGGACACGGAACGGCTGGGTCAGCCTCGCGGTCATTCCATTGGGCAGGATCTCCACCCGAAGAGGCCCGGACAGTCCCAGCGCGGTGCCCGAAAACAGGGTCTTGGTTTCGGCGCTCATGACCGCCACCTCGCCTTGCCCGACTGGCGCACGTCGAGATGGACCCAGGAGGCGTAGACGCCGATGCCGCCCTCGCGGAAGAGAGGAATCTCCTCGGCGATGACCGCCAGTTCCTCGGGCGAAACGCCTGCGGGACAGCTCACGTCGGCCGCCATGCCCAGCGTGTGGAAACTCTGCTCCGCGCCGCCCACCGCCTTGTTGTGCCGGTTGCAGCGAAAGCCGCTGGTGATGGACAGCGGTTTGCCGATGCGGTCGCGCAGCGTCTGCAGGGCGTCGACCAGGTCGGGATGGACCGCAGCCGAATGGCCGCAGCAGTTCGTGCCTTTGCAGGCGAATTCCGAACGGTTGAAATTCTTGCTGAGATCACCCATTGCCGCCTCCTTGTGTGACCGCGCCGGAATCCGCGTCGATGGTCACCATGGCTGGCGGCTCGTTTTGCGGTGTGGGCGGGGCCTCCTTGTCGTTGGGTTTGCCCTGGGACTCGGCGGACTTGTCGCCCGCGCCCTTGCCGAGGGCGTTCTTCTTGAGTTTGAGTTCGCAGAGATAGCCAGCGCCGCTGATGCTGTGGCGCACCGAGTGGCAGTAGTAGATGCCGGAAAACTTCCGTCCCACGCCCTTGATCTCG from Thermoanaerobaculia bacterium includes the following:
- a CDS encoding PAAR domain-containing protein; translated protein: MSSQARLGDISSHGGVIITGASRTLDNGMAVARMGDLHVCPIPGHGVTPIVTGSFDTITEGLPNARIGDITACGAIIVTGSPDTIDN
- a CDS encoding phage baseplate assembly protein V, whose translation is MLETRDRQSEERYRNRWYGKYRAFVRDNNDPERLGRVRLEIPAVLGSGRENWSEWAAPCFPYGGNDDTGMFLVPEEGASVWAEFEGGVVQYPIWTGVWLAKSNPGEQPEESKRTCANAFCHDCEDKVEHQANRHDDLEHKKYHGHPPYYCPRLKVLLKTETGHTILADDRDGDELLRIIDRAGQILTMEGKVKPEMQSGNALRRGTKDAEKGDQLDIASQIVGSRARIQLTDLCRQQVILEAWQDKEKVHILSCDKGRSRWQKILIDTTKGREKVHIWGLNGTQEILVDSTAAAEQIRLTDKAGQVVRMNAAPGQESISATDKSGSLVFMDGVAGNIIIRSTNTVLINT
- a CDS encoding DUF1353 domain-containing protein — translated: MSAETKTLFSGTALGLSGPLRVEILPNGMTARLTQPFRVRTGAGRIIEVPAGFETDFASVPRLFWRVVPPWGRYSPAAVVHDYLYHTGKVSRLAADRVFLELMAALGVPLWKRQVMYWAVRLGGWLAWNASRKRETEHA
- a CDS encoding D-Ala-D-Ala carboxypeptidase family metallohydrolase; the protein is MGDLSKNFNRSEFACKGTNCCGHSAAVHPDLVDALQTLRDRIGKPLSITSGFRCNRHNKAVGGAEQSFHTLGMAADVSCPAGVSPEELAVIAEEIPLFREGGIGVYASWVHLDVRQSGKARWRS